GTATAGATTTGATGTTGGAGGATATTGGCAAAATAGATAATGTAAAAGAAACTATTGCTCAGGGGAAGAAGATAACAAGTTTCATACATAACAGTGACAAAGTAGTGAATCTGATGAatacatatacaaaaaaaagggaactGCTACGTCCAGGTATCACTAGATTTGCAACTGAATTCATTTCTGTGGAAAGTCTTCCTCGGCATTCTACAGAACTGAAAAGAATGTGCACCTCAAATGAATGGGCAGAATTTAATAACACTACCAAGAGAAAAGCAGAAGCTATTAAAGTAGCTGAGTTGATATTGTCAGAgaagttttgaaaaaaagttAGAAATGTGTGTGCAATAATGGAGTCTCTGGtcaaagttttaaaaactattgATCAAGATAATAAGCCAACATTGCCAATTATTTATGAGGCAATGGATAGAGCAAAAATGGCTATTCAAAAGTCGGTGAAATCTTGGAAAACAATTTGGGAAGTGATTGATAATAGATGGTACAATCAACTTCATCGGGATTTAGATGCGGCAGGTAATTTAAAATATTACATCCAAtttaaatatgtaatatatatatttatttattttctaatttttgttattttattgtatTTAGCATATTTTTTGAACCCAATCCTTCAATATTCTGGAACTTTTGAGTTTAATCTGGATGAAGTTCGAAAAGGGTTAAAGAAAGTCATTGCAAAGTTGGAGCCAAATTTAGATGCACAAGTTGATTCAATAAATGAGGTATTcttttcattattttatttatttatattaatcaacaaattttaaaattttaacacCTGTGTATACATTATTTTTGTAGATCAAAATTTTTGCAGACAAAAAGGGAGGCTTTGGAAGTGCTATTGCAGCAAGAGCATTACCAAAATCTTTACCAGGTTTCAACTTAATTCATACTTACATAAACATCTAAATCATATAAATgaagttaatatttttataatattaaaataataataataaatgaatgttattattactttgtttgtttAGCTGAATGGTGGCTTAACTACGGTGAAGATGCACCAAATTTAAGGAATATTGCAGTGAAAATATTGAGTCAAACCTGCACATCCTCTGGTTGCGAGCGAAATTGGAGTACATGATCATTAATTCATACAAAACTATGCAACCGTTTGGCAgttaaaaaattgcataaattagtTTTTGTGCATTACAATATGCGATTGAAGGTGAAAAATTTGATGCATCAAAGAGATACTGATGATTTCTACAACTCAATTGACTTGAATCACATTTTTCACCAAGATGATATATTGGATGATTGGATAAGAGAAAATGAACAACCCACATTGCCTGAAGATAATCTGGATTGGTTGGATAATGGGCATTCATCAAACTGAATCAGAAAGTAGTGAATATCAAGAACATGACAACGATGGTTTTGGTGATACATTGTCCCAATATATTaccaaaagaaataagaaaggTCTTGCTGAATCCTCAAGTAGGAAACACAAAAGTAAGACTAAACAAACCAGTAAGCAGACTGTTCCGTCATCTTCAAATAAAAGTGACAGCagtaatgatgatgatgacaaTGGTGACAATGGAGATGGAGGGAACAATTCTTTCAAGCATAGTGGTTACAATCAAGATAGCCAACAAACAGGAGGTATGTCATGGGCTCAAGGACAAGATAATTATTATGCCACCCAAGATACTGATCATGGCTATCGTCCTGGTATAGAAGCACAACGTCAATTCCTCAACGATTTAACTCAATTTTCAAGTGAAGATAATTTCTCCACCATTCAGGGTCACAAAGATATAGAGGAGTTAATGATCAGATGCAAAATTTGGGTATACACCCAACTTATGAGCATGAATCTAGTCAAAACCGTAGTACTAGTTAATTGGGATATGGCTATGACCAATCATATGGAATCACTCCTGACTATTACAGTGGATATCGGCCATTTAACAGATTTGGACAGGTCGAAAGGTCTACTAGCATTCATGATAGTGGAtactatgaaaaagaaatagataAGTCTCATGATAGTTCTTCTTTTGATTCCAATAACATTGGATTTTATGGTCATGATTCTACTGCATCATATGGTACCAGTGATAGTGTTAACTATCGAGGGTTTGGATATTACCATTAGCAAATCATCTCCAATCCAGAAGTTCTTCCGTCCAATGATTATGGAACATCTAGTCAATCCTCACATCTAGTAAATACACCAGATAACTCGTATACACTACCTACTCAAGGTCCTATGCCATTTCCACATCTGTTTTACCATTCATCGACAAATgaggatgattttgaaccacatcgTCATTCTACTTGGTATTAACaggtacaaaaatataaagtacTAGTATATCTTTTTACATATTTACCTTTTATCTAATatgatttctttttatttttggcaGGAGATTGATCAAAATATTCCAACTTTATGCTATAAATAAATCTTTAGTTTGTATTGTTAATGGTTGATATTACTTTTgcaattattagttttaaaattgTGGTCtatgttattttgattttatttgtgaTGCCATtgttttaaataattaaaagtacTTATCGTGTTTAATATGCATAAAAATAGtacattttacaaattttcttttgctatttttttattatttttgtttagcatactttttttatattattaatagtttttagaatattaaatattttaaaatttgctTCTCACCGAGACCGCGATCGATATACCAAAATCGATGTGAAACGTTCCGGGCCACGACCGCGACGGCCACTTTGAACCATGGTCACAACAGGGACCTTGTTAAGTTTTGCCTTGCTGCTGCCCACAAATTCTATTTGCTTAGCCCTTTTAACTCCACCAAGTCCGTGAACATGATATTCTTGTTTGGACCCCTGTCTGCATTTCCTTCTActtgaagttgaagttgacTCCTCTATTATCCTCTCCCTTTCTCAAAAACAACATACATTATTGGTTTTCATGATCTTGTTCCTATTTCATCTGATTGCAGGGAGCTGCCAGTTGAATTCCACCAGGTATATTTGGTGCATAATTCCAGAGAAGCCAATCGCCTTGCGGACAGCTTAGCTAGGAAAAGCAGCAGTAGTGATTGTGGGCTTATTGTTTTTAATTCGAGCCCCTCTTTGACTGTTAGATAATTTAAGGGGATTAGCACTTTCCAGGATGACTGCAAATTCTTAGCTCTGTACACGTTTAGTTCAAAGCTATGCATGGCGCTTACCAAaatacagaaaaagaaaaagtaagtTGTCTTCCTGGGTCACCCCTCTTTTGCCGGAACACATCGTCATTCCTTCACCCAGTAACTGAATCTGCAGCGTCCTGCACCAGTATGTCAATCAGCTAGCCTGCTACCTATATATGTCTACATATATCAATCAAACATAGATTTTTACATTCCATTTAACTTTTTGTTGGATTCATCTCATCCTCCTCTGGATGCTGTTTTAATATGTATTTCGCTTTGAGTCTTTTTTTTCGTTAATTAAGTCTGTATATCTTTTCTTGGTTTAATTGATTGCGTTTCTTAGTTGGATAACTGATAATTTCAGAGCTGAATTggggttttgattgattttcacTCAGAATATGTTACTACCAGATTTTGTTAATCAATTGAAATGGGGTTTAATTGAAGTCAAGCATGAATGTTTAGTTCTGTTTTTTGTCTTCCTTTTATTGTTTGAATATGTGttaatttccttttatttgtcTGGCAGGTTATGGAAATTGCTGAATCACTGAAATTGGATATGGAAGTTGAGAGTAATACTTCTTTGAGGAAACCTCGAATCCTACTCGCTGCAAGTGGAAGTGTGGTTGCAATAAAGTTTGCAAACCTTTGTCATTGCTTTATTGAATGGGCAGAAGTTAAAGCAGTTGCTACAAAAGCTTCTATGCATTTCATAGATAAAGCTGCACTTCCTAAGGATGTGACTCTTTACACAGATGAGGAGGAATGGTCATCATGGAATAAGCTAGGAGATGATGTGCTACACATTGAGCTCCGTAGGTGGGCTGATATTATGGTCATTGCACCTTTGTCTGCCAACACACTTGGGAAGGTAAATATCTGTTATTTATGTTTATCAGATTGCCATTGATTTAACTGCTGGGtgaatttttttcatatttgcTTTAATGTTATTTGTGTACCTGTATGCTTAAACTTGTGAGATATCATCAAAGTTTGTGCTTAAACAAGGGTATGGATACTAGAATTATGAAATAATTGCAAAAGAGAGAAGTTTGCTTATTAACACCTTGAGGACCTGCTTGTAATTTGATTGTTTTAGATGTACGCAAattctaaaaatccttttattgattaaaattaaagaaaaacgaAAAGGAATGATCAGAACTGAGGAAGCAATATTAATGGTACATCATTTGCAAAGCCATATTACTTTTGGCCATATGTTTTCAAATCTATGGCTCttaagttttattttattgattgaGAAGTGTTAATAAGATCACTTTCCATCAAAGTTTTTCACCCTTTATGCTTCATAAATCTGTGATCAAGACAGAAGTTCTCTTTGAGGAATTTTTTTCATGTGTATGGGCATTTTCATAACCTTTGAACAGAACTGAGGGACTACTATTGAATCATAAGCACTCTTGATTTGATACCCATACTCAGACATCTTGCAACAAATTGTGTGAAGTTAGACTGAGGAACAGTTTTACAGAATTTAATGATATGTGGTTTCATACTATCTCTCACATTCTTTGAAGTAGACTCACCCATTTCCATTAAGGTCAGA
Above is a genomic segment from Coffea eugenioides isolate CCC68of chromosome 5, Ceug_1.0, whole genome shotgun sequence containing:
- the LOC113772574 gene encoding probable phosphopantothenoylcysteine decarboxylase, whose amino-acid sequence is MHGAYQNTEKEKVMEIAESLKLDMEVESNTSLRKPRILLAASGSVVAIKFANLCHCFIEWAEVKAVATKASMHFIDKAALPKDVTLYTDEEEWSSWNKLGDDVLHIELRRWADIMVIAPLSANTLGKIAGGLCDNLLTCIVRAWDYSKPLFVAPAMNTLMWNNPFTERHLMLIDDLGINLIPPVTKRLACGDYGNGAMAEPSLIFSTVRLFLESRGQSSNGSQ